The Acidobacteriota bacterium genome has a window encoding:
- a CDS encoding RloB domain-containing protein: MVFCEGRTTEPDYLRSLKREPAVREIAAVDIRIENGNGVVPLTLVKRAVDARVRNPRDQGAVDDVWCLFDVEWPKNHPNLQEAIDRAESNDVHLAISNPCFELWLALHFDDHAAWLDNEAAGKLRRKHDRSTGKGLDGTLYMPRRAAAAARALALAAKHEGDGTLFPHDNPSSGMYRFLEAIEPNK, translated from the coding sequence TTGGTATTCTGCGAAGGAAGGACGACGGAGCCTGATTATCTCAGATCGTTGAAACGGGAACCTGCGGTGCGCGAAATCGCGGCGGTCGACATCAGAATAGAGAATGGAAACGGTGTCGTGCCGTTGACACTGGTGAAGCGGGCGGTTGACGCCCGAGTTCGAAACCCGAGAGATCAAGGCGCGGTCGACGACGTCTGGTGTCTCTTCGATGTCGAATGGCCCAAGAATCATCCCAACCTTCAGGAGGCCATCGACCGGGCTGAAAGTAACGACGTCCATTTGGCCATTTCGAACCCGTGTTTCGAACTCTGGCTAGCGCTTCATTTCGACGACCACGCCGCCTGGCTCGACAATGAGGCTGCCGGGAAGCTGCGCCGTAAACATGACCGGAGTACGGGCAAAGGGTTGGATGGTACGCTGTACATGCCTCGGCGAGCGGCTGCTGCCGCTCGTGCGCTCGCCCTAGCCGCCAAGCATGAAGGAGATGGCACCCTCTTCCCGCATGACAACCCTTCATCCGGGATGTATCGATTCCTGGAAGCCATCGAGCCGAACAAGTGA